In Juglans regia cultivar Chandler chromosome 13, Walnut 2.0, whole genome shotgun sequence, the following proteins share a genomic window:
- the LOC109014804 gene encoding uncharacterized protein At4g28440-like — translation MAESKPGLRKPVFTKVDQLRPGTSGHTLIGKVVSTKMVLQKGRADGPQVRQMRIAECLVGDETGMIIFTARNDQVDLMKEGTTVILRNAKIDMFKGSMRLAVDKWGRVEVAEPADFTVKEDNNLSLIEYELVNVVEE, via the exons ATGGCAGAATCAAAGCCTGGATTGAGGAAACCAGTGTTCACTAAGGTTGACCAGCTTCGCCCTGGCACTAGTGGGCATACTCTCATTGGGAAGGTTGTCAGTACAAAAATGGTATTGCAGAAGGGCCGTGCCGATGGTCCTCAAGTACGCCAAATGCGAATTGCTGAATGCTTGGTGGGTGACGAGACAGGAATGATCATTTTCACCGCTAGAAATGACCAGG TGGACTTGATGAAAGAGGGCACCACTGTAATTCTGCGAAATGCTAAAATTGACATGTTTAAAGGATCAATGAGGCTTGCTGTGGACAAGTGGGGCCGTGTTGAAGTTGCTGAACCTGCCGATTTCACCGTGAAGGAAGATAACAACCTGTCACTGATTGAATATGAACTTGTGAATGTTGTGGAAGAGTGA